In the genome of Hippoglossus hippoglossus isolate fHipHip1 chromosome 12, fHipHip1.pri, whole genome shotgun sequence, one region contains:
- the smtna gene encoding smoothelin — MEEKTDVGSAAVTSEELAAIEDEEVLNKMLDDATDFDQRRMIRAALRDLLKKKRDKREQERGSRQQDLRQQGLGKGAKTGSAVSTGRASMNQQPSTNKPTGQSSPSASTPFNRTAGSTTSPAAAPVEKCPAAAAVPNAKNVKQMLLDWCRAKTEPYEGVKIQNFSSSWKDGIAFCALVHRFFPDAFEYSILNPNKPRENFQLAFNTAERLAGCPPLLDPDDLVRMKEPDWKCVYTYIQEFYRCLVEKGLVKTKKRP; from the exons atggaggaaaaaacagacGTTGGATCGGCTGCAGTGACCAGTGAGGAACTGGCTGCTATTGAAGATGAAGAGGTTCTCAACAAGATG cTGGACGACGCAACAGATTTCGACCAGAGACGAATGATTCGTGCTGCATTAAGAGACCTgctgaagaaaaagagag ATAAACGGGAGCAGGAGCGAGGGTCAAGGCAGCAGGACCTGAGGCAGCAGGGCCTCGGCAAAGGAGCAAAGACAGGCTCAGCAGTTAGCACAGGCAGAGCGTCCATGAACCAGCAGCCGTCAACAAACA AACCGACAGGTCAGTCCTCTCCATCAGCCTCCACTCCCTTCAACAGGACAGCAGGCAG CACAACCAGTCCTGCTGCAGCCCCGGTCGAGaaatgtcctgctgctgctgcagtaccCAACgctaaaaatgtcaaacagatGCTTCTGGATTGGTGCAGGGCCAAAACAGAGCCATATGAG GGGGTGAAAATCCAGAACTTCTCCTCAAGCTGGAAAGACGGTATAGCCTTTTGCGCCTTAGTGCACCGGTTCTTCCCCGATGCGTTCGAGTACTCCATCCTCAACCCCAACAAGCCCAGGGAAAACTTCCAGCTGGCTTTCAACACTGCAGA GAGGCTGGCCGGCTGCCCCCCTCTGCTGGACCCTGATGATTTAGTCCGGATGAAAGAGCCCGACTGGAAGTGTGTGTACACGTACATCCAGGAGTTTTACCGCTGCCTGGTGGAGAAAGGCCTGGTGAAAACCAAAAAGCGGCCGTAG